Part of the Crossiella cryophila genome, GTTGCGCGGCCAGGACATCCCGTTCGCGGTCACCGGTGGCGCCGCGGTGTACGCGCGGGGTGGGGCGGCCTCCGATCACGACATCGATCTGCTGGTCACCGTCGAGGACGCCCGCCGTGCGGTGCAGGCGTTGATGGACAACGGGATGCGCGGGGCGCAGCCGCCGGAGGACTGGCTGCTCAAGGCCTATGACGGGGACCGGTTGATCGACCTGATCTTCCGGCCCAACGACCGGCCGGTCACCGCGGAACAGCTCGCCGCCGCCGAGGACCTGCGGGTCGGCTCGGTCACCGCGCCGGTGGCACGGGCCACCGATCTGGTGGTGGACAAGCTTTTGGTGCTCGGGCCGCATCGGTGTGACTTCACCGAGTTGCTGCCGATGGCCAGGGCGTTGCGGGAACAGGTCGACTGGGAACGGGTCGCCACCGACACCGCGGGCTCGCCGTACGCCGAGGCATTCCTGTTGCTGGCCAAGCGACTGCGGATCGCCCCGGCACTCGGCGCGCTCGGCCAGCGAGGAGGACAGGGTGAACGAAGCGCGAACACCGCAGTATGAGGTCAGCCGGCTGCGCCGGGCGCTGGTGGAGGACCCCCGCACCGCCGAGCAGGGGGTCAGGGTCACCGTGCGCGGGCAGCACGTGTTCCTGGTCGGCGAGGTGGCCAGTGAGGCGCGCAGGCGTGGTCTGGACGAGGTGATCGGGGAGGTGGCGCCGGATCTGGTGGTGCACAACGAGACCCACGTGGCCGGTGCGGCCGCCCCGGTTGGACGGGAGGAGTTGCGGTGATCCGGATAGCCGCGGTCGGCGACGTGCACCTGGGACCGGACGCCGCCGGACACCTACGGCCCGCCCTGGAACAGCTGGGCGAGTGCGCCGACGTGCTGTTGCTGGCGGGTGATCTGACCAAGCACGGCAGCCTGGAGGAGGCCCAGGTGGTGGCCGAGGAGTTCGCCGACCTGGCGGTGCCGGTGCTGGCGGTGCTGGGCAACCACGACCACCACGCCGACGTGCCCGAGCAGGTCGCCGAACTGCTCACCGGGCACGGCATCACGGTGCTGGAGGGCGAGGCGGTCACGCTGGAGCTGGGCGGGTGCAGGCTGGGTGTGGCCGGGGTGAAGGGTTTCGGCGGCGGGTTCGCCGGGAAGTGCGGCAGTGCGTTCGGGGAGCGGGAGATGAAGGCGTTCATCAACCACACCAACGGGATCGCCGAGCGGCTCGCCGACGCGCTGCACGGCCTGGACTGCGATGTGAAGGTCGCGCTGACCCACTACTCACCGGTGACCGACACGCTCAAGGGTGAGCCGCCGGAGATCTATCCGTTCCTGGGGTCCTACCTGCTGGCCGAGGCCATCGACAGCGCGGGCGCCGATCTGGCCGTGCACGGGCACGCCCACTTCGGCACCGAGCACGGCAGTACCCCTGGCGGGGTGCGGGTGCGCAACGTGGCCCAGCCGGTGATCAAGAGCGCCTACCAGGTGTACTGCCTGGAACCGGCGGTCGCGGCCACCTCGGTGTAGGCGGTGCCGATGCGGTTGGGTGATTTTCTTTGTGGCAGCAGGTTTCCGGTCGGGCGGGGCGGGTAGCCGATGAGTGCGTGACGAACCGTCCTACTGGGACGGTGAGGCCAACCGAGAGGAGCGCGTGACCGGGAAGCAGGGCCCGGTCACCGCCCGCGGGAAACCGGTCGTGCCGCCCCCGCTCACCACCGGGGGCGGCACGACCGCCGCTGTGGTCAGGCAGGGCCGAGCCGGGTCAGGCAGGCGATACCGGTTCGCTGACCCGGCCGATGCCCGCGGTCAGGGCCCGGCCCGCGGCCCGCCGGTCCATGCCCTCCGGCCAGCTGGTGAGCAGCACCACCACGTACTGGTGATCGCCGCCGACCAGGCCGGTGGTGTGCACCATGGTCCGCTCCGCGCTGCTGCCCCAGCCCTGTTTGATCGCCCATCGGGCGCCTTGCAGACCGTCCGGGATGCCGAAGTGCTGGTCGAAGCCGTCCGCCGCGGTCCGCGGTGCCGCGGCCATCGACGTGGTCAGCAGCTGGCGGTGTTCCCGGGAGGCCACCGCGGAGATGTGCCGGTACACCAGCGCGACGTCGTGCGCGGTGAGCTGGGTGTCGCCCCACTGCCCGGCCTTCTTCGGCGGCCGCACCCCGCCCAGCTTGAGCTTGTCGGCCATCCGCTGCACGATCTGCGGTCCGCCCTGCGCGGTCCACAGGGCGCTGGCCGCGTTGTCGTCGCTGACCGTGAGCATCCGCTCGACCAGGTCCTCGGCGGCCTCGCCCTGGCGTTCCAGCGCGTCCAGCGCGATCAGCAGTTTCACCACCGAGGCCGAGGCGAACCGCTGTTGCGCGTTGACCCCGGCCACCACCTGGCAGGAGGATAGGTCGACCACCTCGTAGCCGATACTCGCCCCGCGGGCGG contains:
- a CDS encoding serine hydrolase is translated as MRVRLWLPVGLVVAVVATVLITSFGRDPWRTGCTGPLTAPGNPTGSAAAVRKAVDESARGASIGYEVVDLSSCQVVAGVNAQQRFASASVVKLLIALDALERQGEAAEDLVERMLTVSDDNAASALWTAQGGPQIVQRMADKLKLGGVRPPKKAGQWGDTQLTAHDVALVYRHISAVASREHRQLLTTSMAAAPRTAADGFDQHFGIPDGLQGARWAIKQGWGSSAERTMVHTTGLVGGDHQYVVVLLTSWPEGMDRRAAGRALTAGIGRVSEPVSPA
- a CDS encoding nucleotidyltransferase family protein, with protein sequence MADDLPPLPLEDPPDQPPTADPEALLRTLVKVVTTLRGQDIPFAVTGGAAVYARGGAASDHDIDLLVTVEDARRAVQALMDNGMRGAQPPEDWLLKAYDGDRLIDLIFRPNDRPVTAEQLAAAEDLRVGSVTAPVARATDLVVDKLLVLGPHRCDFTELLPMARALREQVDWERVATDTAGSPYAEAFLLLAKRLRIAPALGALGQRGGQGERSANTAV
- a CDS encoding metallophosphoesterase family protein produces the protein MIRIAAVGDVHLGPDAAGHLRPALEQLGECADVLLLAGDLTKHGSLEEAQVVAEEFADLAVPVLAVLGNHDHHADVPEQVAELLTGHGITVLEGEAVTLELGGCRLGVAGVKGFGGGFAGKCGSAFGEREMKAFINHTNGIAERLADALHGLDCDVKVALTHYSPVTDTLKGEPPEIYPFLGSYLLAEAIDSAGADLAVHGHAHFGTEHGSTPGGVRVRNVAQPVIKSAYQVYCLEPAVAATSV
- a CDS encoding BON domain-containing protein, with protein sequence MNEARTPQYEVSRLRRALVEDPRTAEQGVRVTVRGQHVFLVGEVASEARRRGLDEVIGEVAPDLVVHNETHVAGAAAPVGREELR